CAAGAGCTTTAAATACTTCTATTTCGGGAGTTCGGATGTGCGGCTCAACAAGGCGAAATGCGAAGCGTTCTTCGACAATCCGGCCAATTTCAGTTAACTCTCCCCCGTCCCAGGCAGGATAAATGAACGACAGCAACACGAAGCCCCTCAGCCCATGGAAAGCGTCGCGCGGTCCGATCAAGGTCGATCGATACTCGCTTGAAGCGGCCAAGGCGGTAAACGCCTTGTTGAACGAGCCAATCGCGGTGCTTCCTTCGGCCGAAGGGGAGACAGTGCTACCGTTCAGGATCGGGATCAATACTGACATTGAGAGGAGACTGAGACCGGATGCGGCACTGTCGGATCTTCGCAAAGCGCTACGCCGGTACACGCACAGTGCGGCGTATCTTTATGCGACCGCGCAGCCGGATGCCTTACGCCATGATAT
This genomic stretch from Allorhizobium ampelinum S4 harbors:
- a CDS encoding ProQ/FinO family protein → MNDSNTKPLSPWKASRGPIKVDRYSLEAAKAVNALLNEPIAVLPSAEGETVLPFRIGINTDIERRLRPDAALSDLRKALRRYTHSAAYLYATAQPDALRHDIVGQPCEAVRDEDRLNARQSFLIVQERRKQRRQQRESENLAQN